The DNA region ACTAAAATTATAAAAGGTTCATTATATGAGTATATTTGATATAAAAGGAAATTTAATGAAAGATGAAGAGGGATTAAATATTATAAACGGCTCTTCATATAAAGTTAGAATTGCTAAAACAAGTAACAGAGATGAGAGGGTAGATTTTACTAGTGATGATGTTAAAGGAAAATATTTAATTTATCCTTCTTCTGTTGGTCTTACTCCTGCTACAGAGAGCTTAACAAAAGATTATATAGGCTCTCCTTCATCAGAATCCTATTTGGGAGCTACAACTTATGCGGGAGATATTTCTTTTGGGGCTTTTGTAAACTCTAATGCTTATTATATGAGTTTGATATGGGCTAATGTGCATACAAAAGAAAATACAGGAAACATTATTTGCATTAATTGTTTTAGTGATTTTTCTGTTAAGATGCATAAAAATGAAAACACTATAACTATGCTTGAGATTATTAGAGAAGATGAAAATAGTTTTTATAGCGATTTTATTGATATATATGACTCTATGACTCAGCAAGAATTAATTGATGCTATAAACAACATAAAAAATATAAAAGCGTTTTTAATTACAGGCGATAAGAATGACCAAGTAGATTTTAGTAATTTTTTAAAAGAGTTTGAAGAAGATAATTATTTAATTAGCTTTAAGAGAGTTGGGTTTATAGAGAGCGGAGTATTTAGTGAAGAAGCTAAAAAACTATATCCAAGATTTGTAAATATAATTTCGCCAAGATTCGGAGAGACGCAATATTATAACTTAGCATTATTTGACTCATCAAAAAATATTGAAGGCATTCAGTATATAGGCTGTGAAAGTAAGTCAATGAGTTTTAATTTTGCCAATAAAGCATTAACACAAATAACTTCTTCGCTATGGGCATCTGATGAACACACTTTAGATAAAGACACTATTCTTAAAGAAGAGAGAGCAGAAGAGAGAGATGTTGTAATGGCTCAAACTTCAAAATATCCAACAAAACTTTTTATTAACGGCACAGAGGCTACTTCTGTTTCTGATATTGCTATTGCTTTTGAATGGACTAAAGAAGAAAAATTTAATGTATCAGCAAAGAGATACAATTTCCCAAACAACAAATTTACTTTAACTTTTTCTGGAAATGCAGTTTTTAATACTCAGTCAAAAGAGCTTTTTTATAATCGTGTTTTAAATGGTGATAGACAGTCATTTGTAATATACAGTAAAACAAAATTTAGAGGCAAAGATTATCCATTTATATTTGTGAGTGCAGATGTTTCTGGAAGCCCTTCTTTTCCTACTATTGAGGCTAAAGATATTTCAGTTTCATTAAACAATTTTAAAGCTTCAGAAGATTCTATTGAGATGAAGAATAATTATTTGATAGCCTTCACAGACAGAGAGGAGTTATTTTAGTTTTGTAAGTATAATTTTTTCTATCAAATAATTACTAAAAGAAACAGTTTTTTATTTTTGTATTTGCAGAGACTAGCCCCCTGCGAAGCGTGCCCCTAGGGTACGACCACCACTTCTTTTACGACCGAAGGAAGTACCTTTAGGTATTGGTATAAAAGAAGCAAAAGAACTGCATTTAATTTAAAATATTGTATTACCTTATATTTTATTTATATCTTATATATACAAAGTGTAAATATTTGCACTTTTTGCAACTTTGACGAAGTCCGCACTGCGACCGAAGGAAGTGCCTGTGGGTGCGAAGGCGTGAAAAAGTTGAATAAAACAAAAACTTATATATCAAAATATAATTGTTTAGTTATATAATAATTAATTCCTACTTCTGAAAAACGAGTTGTATTTGTCTTTTTCTTTCATTATCATGTTTGATAAAAAAGTGCTGTTTGAATATTCGTAAGGTTGTTTATTGGGTTTATAATCAAAGTTAAAATAATTTTTTGATATTATAGAAGAGTTATAATAAATGCTTGATGTAATGTTGGTTTGATAAAGAAATAAATCCTTATATATGTTTTTAAAACAGCTTTGAAAATAGTTATTAAAATATAAATTATTATTAATAAAATTATTTGTATAATAGTTATTTAGCGGAAAGAATAAAAAATTATATGAGTATAATGTAATACTATAAAATATAAGTATTAATAAAAATTTTTTCATAATAAAAAACCTATTTAAATTATATCTTTATAATCAAATATATCAACTATAAAAAAGGAGTATATTAAATGCAAAAAAATACTTTTAAATGCAAAGAGTTTTTTAATAGATACATTGTAGAAGAGACTGTTTATAAAGAGTCTGATAATAATGAGCTTATACCAATTAAAATATATAGCCGCTCTACTTTGGGGGATAAGTTTAATGATGAAGACATTATAACAATTAGCAGACCAACTTTTAGAGAGAATCTTGATTATGTGAAGGCCAAAGAAAACAATAACACAGATGATGATATATTTGTTTGGCTTGATGTGAGGATTAATGATGAATTAGCTACAAGCTTACTTGATAAATGGAGCACAAAAGATATTAATGAGTTTGCTCAGGTGATAAAGAGTTTTTTGTTAGAGAGGCGAGCTTTATAAAAATAACTTCTATAGAGCAAGCCGAAATTAATAATTTGGTTACTTATGCTTTTAATAATAGAGATATAAAGGCAAATGATTTTTGTTATTTAGAAGATGGTATTTTGAGTTTGTATACCGCCTTTAATTTTTGGGGCAAGATAATAGTTGAGGCATGGTATCAGATAATAAGCGATAGATATGTTTTAACTAAATATGATGAAGATGATTATTTGAGGCTTGGGCTTAATTATGCTATTTACAAGTTTAAGAGTTTGATTCGTGAGAAGAGATGATATTGACATTAACAAAATATTATGTAAACTTTAATTCTTGGTATAAAAAATTATTCAGGAATTAAAGTTATGATAAATGTTAGATTTGAAAAATTAAAAGAAGCTGTAATAAAAAAGTTAGTACTAGCAGATGTTAGTGAGTCTGATGCTGAAATTGTTGCTGATGTTTTATGTTATGCTGATGTGAGGGGTATTCATTCTCATGGAGCTTTGAGACTTGAGCATTATATAAAGAGAATAAAAGCCGGAGGAATAAATTTAAAATCTAATTTTAATATAGAAGCAAAAAAGCTTTCATTTGCATTAATGGATGCAGATGGAGGTTTTGGCCATATTGCCATGAAGAAAGCTACAGAGTGGGCAATAGAAACTGCAGATAAACAAGGAATAGCTGTAATAGGTATAGAGAACAACAGTCATTGCGGTGCATTGTCGTACTACAATAAAATGGCAATAGATAAAAAAAAGGTATCTCTTATAATGGCAAATACTGACCCTGGAGTTATACCATATGGAGGCAAGAGAGCTTTTTTCGGCACTAATCCTATAAGTTACGGCTTTCCTGCTAAAAAGGACTTTTTGCTTGGAGACATGGCTACTAGTGAGGTTGCTTTAGGTAGAATATTTACTGCACGTGATAATAACGAAAAAGTGCCTATTAATTGGGGTGTTGATGAAAATGGAAACTCTACAGATGACCCTAAAAAAATAAAATATGTTACTCCTTTTGGAGGTGCTAAGGGTTATGTTATTATGACCATGATAGAGGCTTTTACTGGTCTTTTAATTGGTAATGTTTATTGTAATAATTTGGTTAAGATGTATGGAGATATGGATAAAAAAAGAAATCTTTCAACATTTATGCTTGTAGTTGATCCTTTTGTTTATAATGAATATTATTTGGATACAGTTCAATCATTTATAGATGATATAAGAAAAGAGCCTTCGTTAGATGAAAATAAACCTATAACAATACCGGGTGAGAGAAAAGAAGCTTGTTATAGAGATTATTTAAAAAACGGCATACCTTTATCTGAGAAAGTTTATAAATATGTTTTTGAAGATTGATTGAATATAACAAAATTTTTAGTGTATATTGAAATTTATCATAGTTATCTTACATTTAATATGTATTTTTAGAATATAAAAACTAAAATATTGGCACTTTTTGGTTCTTTTTGCTGCGGGAAAAAGAACAACAAAAAAATTAAATAAAAAATTATTATTTCAATATATACCAAAAATTTTTAACTCTTTTATTTATTTGCATGGCTTTGAGAAGCTAG from Brachyspira pilosicoli P43/6/78 includes:
- a CDS encoding Ldh family oxidoreductase gives rise to the protein MINVRFEKLKEAVIKKLVLADVSESDAEIVADVLCYADVRGIHSHGALRLEHYIKRIKAGGINLKSNFNIEAKKLSFALMDADGGFGHIAMKKATEWAIETADKQGIAVIGIENNSHCGALSYYNKMAIDKKKVSLIMANTDPGVIPYGGKRAFFGTNPISYGFPAKKDFLLGDMATSEVALGRIFTARDNNEKVPINWGVDENGNSTDDPKKIKYVTPFGGAKGYVIMTMIEAFTGLLIGNVYCNNLVKMYGDMDKKRNLSTFMLVVDPFVYNEYYLDTVQSFIDDIRKEPSLDENKPITIPGERKEACYRDYLKNGIPLSEKVYKYVFED